The Montipora capricornis isolate CH-2021 chromosome 6, ASM3666992v2, whole genome shotgun sequence genome has a window encoding:
- the LOC138054230 gene encoding uncharacterized protein — protein MSPGQEFDRNAMMLTQTSQLEYEELCRLDVLGLADSPLYDQQAVYSEFKEQLVRSEQGWYETGLPWKGDRSALPNDENGSLQRLRALTHKLQRAEQTAEYDSIIREQREQGIIESADQPARGVEFYIPHKPVVRENVESTKMRIVYDASARAHPSAPSLNDCLNAGPPLQNKLWDVLIRQRCYPVAVTGDLKKAFLRVRIKELDRDALRFHWKQNEHSVLETLRFTRALFGLTCSPFLLGGVLECHLGTWESKMPELVAELRKNLHVDDLLSGGVTVQEAQYRKEQAIEVFDDAGFTLHKWHSNVPIMEGEIENKDTDLSFAKQQLQQSGKSKTSLLGLGWDKEKDELKVKFPTEEVQPTKRGVLSKLGQVYDPLGLVLPVTLEGK, from the coding sequence ATGTCTCCTGGACAGGAGTTTGACCGGAATGCGATGATGCTTACACAAACCAGTCAGTTGGAGTATGAAGAACTTTGCAGGCTTGACGTGTTAGGATTAGCGGACAGTCCTCTCTACGACCAACAAGCAGTGTACAGTGAATTTAAGGAGCAGTTAGTGAGGAGCGAGCAAGGTTGGTATGAGACTGGATTACCGTGGAAGGGAGATCGGTCAGCTCTGCCGAATGACGAGAACGGGAGTCTACAAAGGTTACGCGCTCTAACCCACAAGTTACAACGAGCGGAGCAAACAGCGGAATATGATAGCATCATCAGAGAACAAAGGGAGCAGGGGATAATCGAGAGCGCTGATCAACCCGCCCGGGGAGTTGAGTTTTATATTCCTCACAAACCGGTGGTACGGGAAAACGTAGAGTCCACTAAAATGCGCATTGTCTATGACGCGTCTGCAAGAGCACACCCATCAGCGCCATCCTTGAATGACTGTCTCAACGCTGGCCCTCCGTTACAGAACAAACTCTGGGATGTACTCATTCGCCAGCGCTGTTACCCAGTAGCAGTGACTGGAGATTTAAAGAAAGCGTTTTTGCGGGTGCGGATCAAAGAACTGGACAGGGATGCGCTTAGATTTCATTGGAAGCAAAATGAACACTCTGTGCTTGAAACACTGAGGTTCACAAGAGCGCTGTTTGGCCTGACGTGTTCGCCGTTCCTGCTCGGGGGAGTGCTAGAGTGCCATCTTGGAACATGGGAATCAAAAATGCCGGAGTTGGTGGCGGAGCTCCGCAAGAACCTTCACGTGGATGACTTGCTATCAGGAGGAGTGACAGTACAGGAGGCGCAGTACCGCAAGGAGCAGGCCATTGAAGTCTTCGATGACGCAGGTTTCACCTTACACAAGTGGCATTCCAACGTCCCGATCATGGAGGGAGAGATCGAGAACAAAGACACAGACCTGTCGTTTGCCAAGCAGCAGCTCCAGCAGTCAGGGAAATCTAAAACCAGCCTTTTAGGTCTTGGGTGGGACAAAGAAAAAGATGAACTGAAAGTCAAGTTCCCGACTGAAGAAGTCCAACCGACGAAAAGAGGAGTTTTAAGCAAGCTCGGTCAAGTGTATGATCCCTTGGGCCTGGTATTGCCCGTGACGCTCGAAGGCAAGTGA
- the LOC138054231 gene encoding uncharacterized protein, with translation MKIADKESAEEVKKWNDQIEEKITEADDNVLRLEEWLKKAKREENQKIREEELDYERHLFETRLKFQTELNAVKSNKAEGSESANNSGDPVTGLEAKLPKLVITKFSGTFQDWPRFWGQFSEAIDKSSIASVTKFSYLRELLAPKLRMSIEALPFSAEGYNRAVAILKDTYGKDSEIVKAYNKEIVALPVISGVHLKAIHQFHERLAYCVQSLQTMGKLDQVNGNVPMTLDKQPGIRGDLVRTDDSWENWDFVKLFEALRLWIRRNPVDSIPAEEVDPKSSRRKRDRSDKLFAAKQGDLKQRKCIYCEDTSHVSWECQKISTLDERKKFLAQRHLCFNCTNSGHQASKCGKKYSCRNCGRRHHTSICDRREPPQEVALTAANKGDGIFPVVNVKVNGIECRALIDTGAGSSYASAKLIDLLKIKPIDVKIKQIDMLLGGYPEPSSLDSGSSWTSSWTSS, from the coding sequence ATGAAGATAGCCGACAAGGAGAGCGCCGAGGAAGTAAAGAAATGGAATGATCAAATCGAGGAAAAGATAACCGAGGCAGATGACAACGTTTTAAGGTTAGAGGAATGGCTCAAAAAGGCCAAGAGAGAGGAGAATCAGAAGATCCGAGAAGAAGAGCTTGATTACGAACGACACCTTTTCGAAACGCGTCTAAAATTTCAAACCGAGTTGAATGCAGTCAAATCGAACAAAGCTGAGGGAAGTGAATCCGCGAACAACAGTGGTGACCCAGTGACTGGGTTGGAAGCAAAATTGCCGAAGTTAGTGATTACCAAATTCAGCGGCACGTTCCAAGATTGGCCACGATTCTGGGGGCAATTCAGTGAAGCGATTGACAAGTCAAGTATTGCTAGCGTTACGAAGTTTTCCTATTTAAGAGAACTGTTGGCTCCGAAACTGAGAATGTCCATAGAAGCTCTTCCATTTTCTGCTGAGGGATACAATCGTGCTGTTGCTATCTTAAAGGATACGTATGGGAAAGACTCAGAAATCGTGAAGGCCTACAATAAAGAAATTGTGGCGCTGCCAGTTATTTCCGGTGTACATCTGAAAGCGATCCATCAGTTTCATGAGCGATTAGCATATTGTGTACAATCGTTGCAAACAATGGGGAAATTGGATCAAGTGAACGGAAATGTACCAATGACACTTGACAAACAGCCAGGGATTAGAGGTGATCTTGTTCGCACTGACGACTCGTGGGAAAACTGGGATTTTGTGAAGCTATTTGAAGCATTACGATTGTGGATTAGGCGAAACCCGGTCGACTCCATTCCAGCCGAGGAAGTGGATCCCAAATCTTCTCGTCGGAAGCGAGACAGGTCTGACAAGTTGTTCGCCGCAAAACAAGGGGATCTCAAACAGCGGAAATGTATTTACTGTGAGGACACATCTCATGTTTCCTGGGAGTGCCAAAAGATATCAACACTTGATGAAAGGAAGAAGTTTTTGGCTCAACGTCACCTTTGTTTTAATTGTACAAACAGTGGCCATCAGGCATCAAAATGCGGGAAAAAATACTCGTGCCGTAACTGTGGTCGTCGCCATCACACTTCAATCTGCGATCGAAGGGAACCGCCGCAAGAAGTCGCATTAACAGCCGCAAACAAGGGAGATGGCATTTTTCCTGTCGTGAATGTGAAAGTTAATGGTATTGAGTGCCGCGCGTTGATTGACACCGGAGCCGGAAGCTCTTACGCCTCTGCGAAATTGATCGATCTTCTGAAGATAAAACCTATCGATGTCAAAATTAAGCAGATTGACATGCTGCTGGGAGGGTatcccgaaccatcgagtttggattcgggttcgagttggacttcgagttggacttcgagttag
- the LOC138052697 gene encoding extracellular calcium-sensing receptor-like produces the protein MMLIFRGLDKFYSGVLLPMILSLVWKQVALTSDTVPGLKISKSGEVVIGGLFPVHVRGEFRSKYMSLAEAMIFAIEQINNDTTLLPNVTLGYDISDTNLINRRAMNSTLDYVNVHKFAFSSPQLNEKCSILPSGQLAPVVAVVGTGTSRSSILVSNLLEVEDIPLISYAATSDELSSSAYPSFFRTVPPDRFQSKVMSDIARYFNWTYVAAIAADDAYGRSGIEFFRKHSKLERICIAYDNFFPMNDEKTAKIRKIIKKLKLLETVGVIVLYCDRTLALSVLREALRQRLKGKIWIASQAWGNNEAVIYEKKLQPVLKGMLGVVFTELTVPSYKQYLLSRTSLYRSNPWWRVFWQNQYNCSFNVPPSGSKKRCSDSLRVTEDIFDKSLYDSKTTYVINAVYAIAHALDAIFKCKSPPMSHCPRTTPYVEPKDVLEYLKKVNFTTETSNVFFDKNGDSLATYSIINYRVDKDTGGRVETVGNWEAQRLNFNSSAIVWNDGVTGRIPRSVCSETCNPGYRQTEEINCCWQCIKCSQDTVSSVYGAMNCTKCPLDHISNEERTKCLPVPLERIHWDDPVGIIITFIACLGVLVTVLVGGVFIWKNNTPIVKASNRELSYLFLFSIAMTYLWALINLAEPNAIICPVSEAWLYIFYTIAVVVLGVKTKRVVHLFEHRVPRSALTKAGFIEKHKHILIIVGMVGLDVFVLIIWFLLDPPHPEIDKSVRTSYFLGCKITSTLAGSFCRYLLVAILVTMSFVCVYFAFKSRKLPHNFNEGKFIAFALYVLVISWLTFYPVALTIRGKYTVVVSGSSSIISATGLLVCIFVPKMYIILLHPEKNTMSYMKSQISNHTFRRSTLDGESRQKSHLPESSYSQQGSALSATTVSTPRYQESPKLSRTGEIQDSNKVITYL, from the coding sequence ATGATGTTGATATTTCGTGGTTTGGATAAATTCTACTCCGGAGTTTTGCTGCCAATGATTTTGAGTCTTGTTTGGAAACAGGTAGCATTAACAAGCGACACTGTCCCAGGACTGAAAATTAGCAAGTCTGGAGAAGTTGTCATTGGCGGACTGTTTCCCGTTCACGTACGTGGAGAATTTAGATCGAAATATATGTCTTTGGccgaagctatgatctttgcgaTTGAACAAATCAACAACGACACAACCCTTTTGCCTAACGTTACGCTCGGATATGATATCTCGGATACAAACCTCATAAATCGTCGCGCTATGAACTCCACTTTGGATTACGTAAATGTTCACAAATTTGCATTCAGCAGTCCACAACTAAACGAGAAGTGCAGCATTTTGCCTTCGGGTCAGCTGGCCCCGGTCGTCGCGGTTGTAGGAACTGGAACGTCGAGATCATCGATTCTGGTGTCCAATTTGTTAGAAGTTGAGGATATACCACTTATCAGCTATGCCGCTACAAGCGACGAACTCAGTAGCAGTGCATATCCATCGTTTTTTCGCACCGTGCCCCCGGATCGCTTTCAATCCAAAGTGATGTCGGATATTGCCCGATATTTTAATTGGACTTACGTGGCTGCCATCGCCGCTGACGATGCCTACGGTAGATCGGGGATAGAATTCTTCCGCAAACATTCCAAACTCGAAAGAATCTGCATCGCTTACGACAATTTCTTCCCCATGAATGACGAGAAAACAGCCAAAATTCGAAAGATTATCAAAAAGCTTAAACTCTTGGAAACTGTGGGCGTGATTGTCTTGTATTGTGATCGCACATTAGCCCTCAGTGTGCTAAGAGAAGCTTTAAGACAGCGCCTGAAAGGAAAAATATGGATCGCTAGTCAAGCCTGGGGAAATAACGAGGCTGTTATTTACGAGAAAAAGCTTCAGCCAGTCCTCAAGGGAATGTTGGGGGTTGTTTTTACTGAACTTACAGTCCCTTCATATAAGCAATATCTGTTGTCACGCACATCCCTCTACAGGTCTAACCCTTGGTGGAGGGTATTTTGGCAAAACCAATATAATTGCAGTTTCAATGTTCCTCCCTCCGGTAGCAAGAAGCGTTGCTCCGACAGCCTGAGAGTCACGGAGGACATTTTTGATAAGAGCCTGTATGACAGTAAAACTACCTATGTTATCAACGCTGTGTACGCAATCGCACATGCGTTAGACGCCATTTTCAAATGTAAATCCCCTCCAATGAGCCATTGCCCGCGAACGACACCTTACGTTGAGCCTAAAGATGTCTTGGAATATTTGAAGAAAGTCAACTTCACGACTGAAACGTCGAACGTCTTTTTTGATAAAAACGGCGACTCCCTAGCTACTTATAGTATCATAAACTACCGAGTGGATAAAGACACCGGAGGCCGCGTAGAGACGGTAGGGAATTGGGAAGCACAGAGGCTCAACTTCAACTCAAGTGCCATTGTTTGGAATGACGGGGTAACGGGTAGAATCCCGCGATCGGTTTGCAGTGAGACGTGTAATCCGGGATACCGACAGACAGAAGAGATAAACTGTTGTTGGCAATGCATCAAATGTTCTCAGGACACAGTTTCCAGCGTCTATGGGGCCATGAATTGCACTAAATGTCCCTTGGATCACATCTCAAACGAGGAACGCACAAAATGCCTCCCAGTACCCCTGGAGCGCATTCACTGGGACGACCCCGTAGGGATAATTATTACCTTCATTGCCTGCTTGGGTGTGCTCGTTACAGTACTTGTTGGTGGTGTGTTCATATGGAAAAACAACACACCAATTGTGAAAGCCTCCAATCGAGAACTCAGTTACCTATTTCTCTTTAGCATTGCCATGACCTATCTGTGGGCCCTGATAAACTTAGCAGAACCCAATGCTATCATCTGCCCAGTATCAGAAGCGTGGCTTTACATCTTTTACACCATTGCTGTCGTTGTCCTTGGGGTCAAGACAAAGCGAGTTGTGCATTTGTTTGAGCATCGCGTTCCGCGATCTGCACTCACCAAAGCCGGTTTCATAGAGAAGCACAAACATATTCTTATCATTGTCGGTATGGTGGGATTGGATGTTTTTGTTCTCATTATCTGGTTTCTTTTGGATCCTCCGCACCCAGAAATAGACAAATCCGTGAGAACATCTTACTTTCTCGGATGTAAGATCACGTCTACGCTTGCGGGGAGCTTCTGCCGTTATCTGCTTGTTGCAATTTTGGTCACCATGTCGTTCGTCTGCGTTTACTTTGCGTTCAAATCCAGGAAACTTCCACACAATTTCAACGAAGGCAAATTCATTGCGTTTGCGCTCTATGTGCTGGTCATATCGTGGCTGACATTTTATCCAGTTGCTTTGACGATTCGCGGGAAATACACTGTTGTGGTGTCTGGCTCGTCTTCAATCATTTCGGCAACTGGTCTGCTTGTGTGTATCTTTGTGCCTAAGATGTACATCATCCTCTTGCATCCTGAGAAAAATACGATGTCTTACATGAAGAGCCAAATTTCTAACCACACCTTCCGTCGGAGCACTCTCGACGGAGAATCCCGACAAAAGTCACATCTTCCGGAGAGCAGCTATTCCCAGCAAGGATCAGCGTTATCCGCAACCACAGTGAGTACTCCGAGGTACCAAGAATCCCCAAAACTCTCACGCACCGGTGAAATTCAAGACAGTAATAAGGTTATCAcctatttataa
- the LOC138054232 gene encoding uncharacterized protein: MATNLLNNVRNTLAGLPISNVYGWLDSTVALHWIRGSGEFKQFVQNRVTKIRAQSDMVWRHVSSEENPADLASRGGSVNGSTLWWNGPEWLANRKEWPPNPVTSACPATEVEVKTIREVLSLAQPKNSNDRVEDVLEKHELKYAVRVVTWIARFITNCKTPKKLTGLLTADELENVKLGWIRRTQRQATTMPNYPHIKSRLNLQPNKDGLLECRGRIQGKYPIYLKEDATFTRKLVRRVHCETLHGGVEITMAAIREKFWVPRLRRLVKKVTKNCWRCKRFQATAIAAPPPGPLPTNGTEGTTAFEVAGVDFAGPIRYRKGSNREGKAYIALFACSLTRGVHLELLPSLETGTFLPCLKRFIARRGRPKILYSDNGGTFVKAAKWLKRVQRDEEMQGFLERQEIQWHFNLARAPWWGGQFERLIGVVKRAFNKTIGATTLTWDELSDVLLDVEVQINRRPLSYVDDDVQLPILTPSAFLFQRSNLLPEQEP; this comes from the coding sequence ATGGCAACCAACTTACTCAACAACGTGAGAAACACTTTGGCGGGTCTACCAATTTCCAACGTGTACGGCTGGTTGGACAGCACTGTTGCCCTGCATTGGATACGAGGGAGCGGAGAGTTTAAGCAGTTTGTCCAGAACAgggtgacgaagattagagcaCAGTCAGATATGGTGTGGCGACATGTCAGCTCCGAAGAGAATCCAGCCGACTTAGCCAGCCGCGGGGGATCAGTGAATGGATCTACACTCTGGTGGAACGGGCCTGAGTGGCTTGCTAATCGGAAGGAATGGCCACCTAATCCAGTGACTTCAGCTTGCCCAGCGACAGAGGTCGAAGTCAAAACTATACGAGAAGTACTATCACTGGCACAGCCCAAAAATTCAAACGACAGGGTGGAAGATGTGTTAGAGAAGCACGAACTAAAATATGCCGTGAGAGTTGTCACATGGATTGCAAGGTTCATAACCAACTGCAAGACACCCAAGAAACTAACAGGGCTATTGACAGCTGATGAATTAGAGAACGTGAAGTTGGGATGGATCAGACGAACACAACGGCAAGCCACGACGATGCCGAACTATCCTCATATCAAGAGCAGATTAAATCTTCAACCGAACAAGGACGGACTTCTGGAGTGCCGCGGGCGTATCCAAGGAAAGTACCCAATATATCTGAAAGAAGACGCCACGTTTACAAGAAAGTTAGTGAGACGGGTGCACTGCGAGACCCTGCACGGGGGAGTAGAAATAACAATGGCGGCAATCAGGGAAAAGTTCTGGGTCCCAAGATTAAGGCGTCTTGTGAAGAAAGTGACTAAGAATTGCTGGAGATGTAAGCGGTTTCAGGCGACAGCAATAGCAGCACCCCCTCCAGGTCCCTTGCCGACCAATGGGACAGAAGGAACCACAGCATTCGAAGTTGCAGGCGTGGATTTCGCAGGCCCCATTCGCTATCGTAAAGGGAGTAACCGAGAAGGAAAGGCCTACATCGCCCTGTTTGCCTGCAGTTTAACGCGAGGTGTCCATCTTGAGCTGTTACCAAGCCTAGAAACGGGGACGTTCCTTCCATGCCTGAAACGGTTCATCGCAAGAAGGGGCCGACCGAAGATACTGTACTCGGATAATGGAGGAACGTTCGTCAAAGCAGCGAAGTGGCTTAAAAGGGTTCAacgagatgaagaaatgcaagGGTTCCTCGAGCGACAAGAGATCCAGTGGCACTTTAACCTTGCCAGAGCACCATGGTGGGGAGGGCAATTTGAGCGACTTATCGGTGTTGTCAAGCGCGCCTTCAACAAGACCATCGGAGCAACAACGTTGACTTGGGATGAGCTTAGTGATGTCTTACTTGATGTGGAAGTCCAAATTAATCGCCGACCACTGAGTTATGTCGATGATGACGTTCAGCTGCCAATCCTTACCCCATCAGCGTTCCTGTTTCAGCGTTCAAACTTGTTACCAGAGCAAGAACCTTGA
- the LOC138054233 gene encoding uncharacterized protein, with protein sequence MRIVYDASARAHPSAPSLNDCLNAGPPLQNKLWDVLVRQRCYPVAVTGDLKKAFFQVRIKELDRDALRFHWKQNEHSVLETLRFTRALFGLTCSPFLLGGVLECHLGTWESKMPELVAELRKNLYVNDLLSGGVTVQEAQYRKEQAIEIFDDAGFTLHKWHSNVPIMEGEIENKDTDLSFAKQQLQQSGKSKTSLLGLGWDKEKDELKVKFPTEEVQPTKRGVLRKLGQVYDPLGLVSPVTLEGKLIFRDVCDEKQAWDTYSGGGRNGSSRYLRKWQCQGQLQAFRNRYKTSNYTALVTEAN encoded by the coding sequence ATGCGGATTGTCTATGACGCGTCTGCAAGAGCACACCCATCAGCGCCATCCTTGAATGACTGTCTCAACGCTGGCCCTCCGTTACAGAACAAACTCTGGGATGTACTCGTTCGCCAGCGCTGTTACCCAGTAGCAGTGACTGGAGATTTAAAGAAAGCGTTTTTTCAGGTGCGAATCAAAGAACTGGACAGGGATGCGCTTAGATTTCATTGGAAGCAAAATGAACACTCTGTGCTTGAAACACTGAGGTTCACAAGAGCGCTGTTTGGCCTGACGTGTTCGCCGTTCCTGCTCGGGGGAGTGCTAGAGTGCCATCTTGGAACATGGGAATCAAAAATGCCGGAGTTGGTGGCGGAGCTCCGCAAGAACCTTTACGTGAATGACTTGCTATCAGGAGGAGTGACAGTACAGGAGGCGCAGTACCGCAAGGAGCAGGCCATTGAAATCTTCGATGACGCAGGTTTCACCTTACACAAGTGGCATTCCAACGTCCCGATCATGGAGGGAGAGATCGAGAACAAAGACACAGACCTGTCGTTTGCCAAGCAGCAGCTCCAGCAGTCAGGGAAATCTAAAACCAGCCTTTTAGGTCTTGGGTGGGACAAAGAAAAAGATGAACTGAAAGTCAAGTTCCCGACTGAAGAAGTCCAACCGACGAAAAGAGGAGTTTTAAGAAAGCTCGGTCAAGTGTATGATCCCTTGGGCCTGGTATCGCCCGTGACGCTCGAAGGCAAATTGATCTTTAGAGATGTTTGTGACGAGAAACAAGCCTGGGACACCTACTCCGGAGGTGGCAGAAATGGGAGCAGTCGCTACCTACGGAAGTGGCAGTGCCAAGGTCAATTACAAGCTTTCAGGAACCGTTACAAGACGTCGAACTACACAGCTTTGGTGACGGAAGCAAACTAG